From Echinicola jeungdonensis, the proteins below share one genomic window:
- a CDS encoding NADPH-dependent F420 reductase → MTLGIIGGTKLSTTLGNKYLSRGLGVVFGVREEFAPKQIEWKILKMQEDKVFGYCQAMEKADMVLVCCENEFLPLVCECLEQYKDSGKIIIDCTNGQYKPELGCNTCYIQKTTGYKKLFKAFNNLGLDYPNSDPLELVKETYFCGDPGEDKLKVKKLIELVGFKAIDAGKLENAPLLEAFYHLRKQISQQKQENIDYHFKLMSV, encoded by the coding sequence ATGACATTAGGAATAATTGGAGGAACAAAACTTTCAACAACCTTGGGGAATAAATATCTATCCCGTGGTTTAGGAGTGGTGTTCGGAGTGAGAGAAGAATTTGCTCCTAAGCAAATAGAGTGGAAAATCCTAAAAATGCAGGAGGACAAAGTTTTTGGCTATTGTCAAGCCATGGAAAAGGCTGATATGGTGTTGGTTTGCTGTGAAAATGAATTTTTACCCTTGGTATGTGAGTGCCTGGAACAGTATAAGGATAGCGGAAAGATAATAATTGACTGCACCAATGGGCAATATAAGCCTGAATTGGGCTGCAATACCTGCTATATTCAAAAAACTACAGGATATAAAAAGCTGTTTAAAGCATTTAATAATTTGGGTTTGGATTACCCTAATTCAGATCCCTTGGAATTGGTGAAGGAGACCTATTTTTGTGGTGACCCGGGGGAGGATAAATTAAAGGTAAAAAAGCTTATTGAATTAGTAGGTTTTAAAGCCATTGATGCTGGAAAATTGGAAAATGCACCTTTATTGGAAGCCTTTTATCATTTGAGAAAACAAATCTCCCAACAAAAGCAGGAGAATATAGATTACCATTTTAAACTAATGTCAGTTTGA
- a CDS encoding inositol monophosphatase family protein — translation MDLKEILSKTIDVAKQAGGFIRRERHNFDLQDVEHKGFNDMVSYVDKEAEKMIVSCLTKILPEAGFITEEGTKNFQKEKYNWIVDPLDGTTNFVHGIPVFSVSIALQKEEEVILGVVYEVNRSECFYATKGGGAFCNDTPIRVSGAENLGDSLIATGFPYNNFEKVDDYLDILKSLMKQTHGLRRLGSAAVDLCYVACGRVDGYFEYNLNSYDVAGGAIIVQEAGGKVTDFKNGQDYIFGREIIASNPHVFKGLYQEINKAWKPK, via the coding sequence ATGGATTTGAAGGAGATTTTAAGTAAAACAATAGACGTTGCCAAACAAGCAGGTGGTTTTATCAGACGGGAAAGACATAATTTTGACCTGCAGGATGTGGAACATAAAGGCTTCAATGATATGGTCTCTTATGTGGACAAAGAAGCTGAGAAGATGATAGTTTCCTGTTTGACCAAAATATTGCCAGAAGCGGGGTTTATCACAGAGGAGGGAACAAAAAACTTCCAAAAAGAAAAATACAATTGGATTGTGGATCCTCTGGATGGTACCACTAATTTTGTTCACGGTATCCCAGTGTTTTCAGTAAGCATTGCCCTCCAGAAAGAGGAGGAAGTAATCCTCGGCGTAGTTTATGAAGTAAATAGAAGCGAATGCTTTTATGCGACAAAAGGAGGGGGAGCATTTTGCAACGATACCCCCATCAGAGTTAGTGGTGCTGAAAACCTTGGGGACAGCTTGATTGCCACCGGATTTCCCTACAATAATTTCGAAAAAGTCGATGACTATTTGGATATTCTCAAAAGTTTGATGAAACAGACCCATGGATTGAGAAGGTTGGGAAGCGCAGCTGTTGATTTGTGTTATGTAGCTTGTGGCCGGGTGGATGGATATTTCGAATATAATCTTAACTCTTATGATGTTGCAGGTGGGGCGATCATTGTTCAGGAAGCAGGAGGTAAAGTGACTGATTTTAAGAATGGGCAGGACTATATATTTGGCAGGGAAATTATTGCTTCCAATCCTCATGTTTTTAAGGGGCTTTATCAAGAAATTAATAAGGCATGGAAGCCTAAATAA
- the rsmI gene encoding 16S rRNA (cytidine(1402)-2'-O)-methyltransferase: MVEERRIPLFLVPTPIGNLKDITLRAIEVLQSVDVILAEDTRTSGKLLKHLEIQKPLQSYHIFNEHKAVEKLLQRMEAGEQFALVSDAGTPAISDPGFLLVRAVREAGWDVNCLPGATAFVPALVNSALPNDRFVFEGFLPHKKGRKTRIEQLKGESRTMVFYESPYRLLKTLTQFQEAFGEDRVACVSRELTKIYEENVRGTIKELISYYENNPIKGEIVLTVSGKI, translated from the coding sequence ATGGTCGAAGAAAGACGTATTCCCCTTTTTCTTGTTCCTACACCCATAGGGAATTTGAAGGACATTACGTTAAGGGCTATAGAGGTTTTGCAATCCGTGGATGTGATTTTGGCTGAAGACACCCGAACATCGGGAAAATTGCTTAAGCATCTTGAAATCCAAAAGCCCTTGCAGAGTTACCATATTTTTAATGAGCATAAGGCGGTAGAAAAACTGCTTCAGCGAATGGAGGCTGGTGAGCAATTTGCCCTGGTGAGCGATGCAGGAACACCTGCCATTTCTGACCCTGGTTTTTTGCTTGTCAGGGCAGTCCGGGAGGCAGGATGGGATGTGAATTGCCTTCCTGGTGCGACCGCTTTTGTGCCGGCATTGGTAAATTCAGCCCTGCCAAATGACCGGTTTGTTTTTGAGGGCTTTCTGCCTCACAAAAAAGGGAGAAAAACCCGGATTGAACAGTTAAAAGGGGAGAGCCGTACCATGGTTTTTTACGAATCTCCTTATCGTTTATTAAAAACATTGACTCAATTTCAGGAAGCTTTTGGGGAAGATCGGGTAGCTTGTGTTTCCAGAGAATTGACAAAAATCTATGAGGAAAATGTGAGAGGAACAATTAAGGAATTAATCAGTTATTACGAAAATAATCCCATAAAGGGAGAAATAGTACTTACTGTATCGGGAAAAATATAA
- a CDS encoding 4a-hydroxytetrahydrobiopterin dehydratase — MWEEKNNKLSKTFEFADFQEAFGFMCRVAFLAEAHGHHPDWKNVYNKVHIELTTHDKGNVVTEKDRKLAEAIDKI; from the coding sequence ATGTGGGAAGAAAAAAACAATAAACTGAGCAAAACTTTTGAATTTGCAGATTTCCAGGAGGCTTTTGGCTTCATGTGTAGGGTAGCATTTTTGGCCGAGGCACATGGACATCACCCTGACTGGAAAAATGTGTACAACAAGGTGCATATTGAATTGACCACTCATGATAAGGGAAATGTAGTAACCGAAAAGGACCGTAAATTGGCGGAGGCCATTGATAAGATTTAA
- a CDS encoding DUF493 family protein — MNKIFDREAFKQKLEEQSSFPTLYMFKFIVPNGKEDEVAALLPNNDIKLKESAKGTYVSVTIKAMMPDSDSILNIYDEASKIEGIISL; from the coding sequence ATGAACAAAATATTTGACAGGGAAGCGTTTAAACAAAAACTGGAGGAGCAATCCTCTTTTCCGACCCTTTATATGTTTAAATTTATTGTTCCAAATGGAAAAGAAGACGAAGTGGCAGCCTTGCTGCCTAATAATGATATTAAATTGAAGGAGTCGGCCAAGGGAACCTATGTAAGTGTTACTATCAAAGCCATGATGCCAGATAGTGATTCCATTCTTAACATTTATGATGAGGCTTCCAAAATAGAAGGTATCATTTCACTTTAA
- a CDS encoding peptidylprolyl isomerase → MALIKEIRQRTGLAIGVIAVGLILFLVGGDLLGPNSMLLGGQDTVVGEINGEEISYEEYVNRVEQIKQNYQRNTGRNPSENQLYSIREQAWQALMVEKVFTEQYQELGMIISDAELVDMVQGKNIVAELRQQLTNPETGEFDRQQLIAFLQSLENASPQQRAAWAQQEKVFADSRLRIKYDNLLASSSFANSEEAKLQHKMENAVADVQHLFVPYYVISDSAVNISDSELKAYLKEHSDRFEVSNARDIDYVQFNLHPSGEDTAAVVQDMNRLVADLKSTNNDSLFVLRNSQISTPFRTYRPGDMLPNTLSSNVEFPEEGKVYGPYITDRSSYVAYKVTDRFDGTPRMRASHILLSTEGMEGAEKEAVKQQAQDILNEIKETGNFAAAAQQYGQDGTARRGGDLGWFAKADFVEEFADATFAAKSTGLMDEIVETEYGYHIIKVTELPQTSSVKLATLELQLGPSEETRNEVFRNADYFAANSGNSQEFKDNAEEDGYRVMSANGLSPNARNLNNLSGARQVVRWAFAEASVGEVSEVFELDNAYVVATLKSKTKEGDASLDQVRSQVLAEVRKEKKAAKIKENLEGKESLEAMKEVYPEFASLGSTPDLKLNSNTIPGVGFAPKAIGAIFGLQEPGEMTPPIQEETGVIVAKLNSMTPAPEIADYTRYQNQLENTSSQRAAYMIMMAVEELADVKDYRYKFF, encoded by the coding sequence ATGGCATTAATAAAAGAAATCAGACAGAGAACAGGTCTTGCAATAGGTGTAATTGCAGTAGGGTTGATCCTTTTCCTAGTGGGCGGTGACCTATTGGGTCCCAATTCCATGTTATTGGGCGGTCAGGATACCGTTGTTGGGGAAATCAATGGGGAAGAAATTTCCTATGAGGAATATGTCAACCGTGTAGAACAGATCAAGCAAAATTATCAGCGCAATACTGGAAGGAATCCTTCCGAAAACCAGCTTTACAGTATTCGTGAGCAAGCTTGGCAAGCGCTGATGGTCGAAAAAGTTTTTACTGAACAATATCAAGAGTTGGGAATGATAATTTCCGATGCCGAATTGGTGGATATGGTTCAGGGCAAAAATATTGTTGCAGAATTGCGCCAACAACTAACCAACCCTGAAACAGGAGAATTTGACAGGCAACAGTTGATTGCTTTTTTGCAATCTCTTGAAAATGCCAGTCCTCAACAAAGAGCTGCCTGGGCCCAACAGGAAAAGGTTTTTGCAGATTCCCGTTTGAGAATTAAATATGACAATCTTTTGGCTTCATCCTCTTTTGCTAATTCTGAGGAAGCCAAGTTGCAGCATAAAATGGAAAATGCCGTAGCAGATGTACAGCACCTATTTGTGCCTTATTATGTCATTTCTGATTCAGCTGTTAATATTTCAGATTCGGAATTGAAGGCTTACCTCAAAGAGCATTCTGACAGGTTTGAAGTTTCCAATGCAAGAGATATCGATTATGTGCAGTTTAACCTGCATCCTAGCGGTGAAGATACAGCTGCAGTGGTTCAAGATATGAACCGGTTGGTTGCTGATCTGAAATCAACCAATAATGATTCACTCTTTGTATTAAGAAACTCCCAAATTTCAACCCCATTTAGAACTTATCGTCCAGGGGATATGCTTCCCAATACCCTAAGTTCTAATGTAGAATTTCCGGAGGAAGGAAAAGTATATGGCCCGTATATTACAGACCGTTCTTCTTATGTAGCCTATAAGGTGACTGATAGGTTTGACGGGACCCCTAGAATGAGGGCCAGCCATATCCTATTGAGCACAGAGGGTATGGAAGGTGCAGAAAAGGAAGCGGTAAAACAGCAAGCCCAGGATATACTCAATGAAATCAAGGAAACTGGCAACTTTGCTGCCGCAGCTCAACAATATGGTCAGGATGGAACCGCCCGAAGAGGTGGAGACTTGGGTTGGTTTGCCAAAGCGGATTTTGTGGAAGAATTTGCCGATGCAACTTTTGCTGCCAAGTCTACTGGCTTAATGGATGAAATAGTGGAAACTGAATATGGCTACCACATTATTAAAGTAACCGAATTGCCTCAGACTAGTTCTGTTAAATTGGCCACGCTTGAACTTCAGCTAGGTCCAAGTGAGGAAACTAGAAATGAAGTGTTCCGTAATGCTGATTATTTCGCAGCAAATTCAGGAAATTCCCAAGAATTTAAGGACAATGCGGAGGAGGATGGCTATCGGGTAATGAGTGCCAATGGATTATCCCCCAATGCCCGAAACCTTAATAATTTATCCGGTGCTCGTCAAGTTGTGCGTTGGGCTTTTGCAGAAGCTTCTGTAGGCGAAGTTTCAGAAGTTTTTGAATTGGACAATGCCTATGTTGTGGCTACCTTAAAGTCAAAAACCAAAGAAGGAGATGCTTCCCTTGATCAGGTCCGAAGTCAGGTTTTAGCAGAAGTTAGAAAGGAGAAAAAAGCAGCCAAGATAAAAGAAAATTTGGAAGGTAAGGAAAGCCTTGAAGCGATGAAGGAGGTATACCCTGAATTTGCCTCTCTGGGCAGCACTCCGGATCTTAAATTAAATTCCAATACAATTCCCGGCGTTGGTTTTGCTCCCAAGGCGATTGGAGCCATTTTCGGACTTCAAGAACCAGGAGAAATGACCCCTCCTATCCAGGAAGAAACAGGTGTGATTGTAGCCAAATTAAATTCAATGACCCCTGCCCCTGAAATTGCAGATTATACCAGATACCAAAACCAATTGGAAAATACTTCTTCCCAAAGGGCGGCCTATATGATCATGATGGCAGTGGAGGAACTAGCGGATGTTAAAGATTATAGGTATAAATTCTTTTAA
- a CDS encoding hemolysin family protein codes for MEYQYLVIVLITLLFSALFSGLEIAFVSANKLHIELQNKQGTLTGRILSRFVKNPGQFIGTTLMGNTISLVVYGIFMAYLLEPSIVYYLPDGLDHQASVLIIQTILSTIIVLITAEFIPKSIFMLNPNNLLSFFSLPFLLIYYLMYPVVWLVVGLSRVFITKILRLDYSEDKPVFKITDLNSFIQNHLETEGEDSTDLDTKIFDNAVEFKTIRVRECMVPRTDIVAVDVEDSILDLKNTFTESGHSKIIVYKENIDDVIGYCHHLELFKKPKNIQDILTPIIIVPETALVNELLVQFISERKSLALVVDEFGGTSGIVSMEDIIEEIFGEIEDEYDSDDLIEQQLSENEYLLSARHEIDYLNEKYDWNLPTGDFDTLSGFILSITENIPHKGETAVYGPFTFTIVSKQAHRIDTVKLKINT; via the coding sequence ATGGAATATCAATATTTGGTCATTGTGCTGATTACCTTATTGTTTTCGGCACTTTTTTCCGGTCTGGAAATTGCCTTTGTTTCAGCCAATAAGTTGCATATTGAGCTGCAAAACAAGCAAGGCACCCTTACTGGGAGAATCCTTTCCAGATTCGTGAAAAACCCTGGACAATTTATTGGTACCACCCTTATGGGCAATACGATCTCCCTGGTGGTATATGGTATTTTTATGGCTTACCTTTTGGAGCCCAGTATTGTTTATTATCTGCCTGATGGCTTGGATCATCAGGCTTCTGTTTTAATAATCCAGACCATCCTGTCCACCATAATTGTACTGATAACGGCTGAGTTTATCCCCAAGAGTATTTTCATGCTTAACCCCAATAATCTTCTCAGCTTCTTTTCACTTCCTTTTTTATTGATATACTATCTGATGTATCCAGTGGTTTGGCTGGTCGTTGGTCTTTCCAGGGTGTTTATTACAAAAATATTACGCTTGGATTACAGCGAGGATAAACCCGTTTTTAAAATCACCGACCTGAACAGTTTTATCCAAAACCATTTGGAAACCGAGGGAGAGGATAGTACGGATTTGGATACTAAGATATTTGACAATGCTGTGGAATTTAAAACCATCCGTGTTCGGGAATGCATGGTGCCCCGAACTGATATTGTAGCTGTAGATGTAGAGGATTCCATCCTGGACCTTAAAAATACATTTACAGAAAGTGGTCATTCCAAGATAATAGTTTATAAGGAAAATATTGATGATGTAATCGGGTATTGCCATCATCTGGAATTATTCAAAAAACCCAAAAACATCCAGGACATCCTTACCCCAATTATCATTGTTCCAGAAACTGCCCTGGTCAATGAATTGCTGGTTCAGTTTATATCAGAAAGAAAAAGTTTGGCCTTGGTGGTGGATGAGTTTGGCGGAACCAGCGGGATCGTCAGCATGGAGGATATTATTGAAGAAATTTTTGGGGAAATTGAAGACGAATATGACAGTGATGACCTGATTGAACAGCAATTGTCTGAAAATGAATATTTGCTCAGTGCCAGGCATGAAATAGATTATTTGAACGAAAAATACGATTGGAACCTTCCTACTGGAGATTTTGACACTTTGTCCGGGTTTATCCTTTCTATAACTGAAAATATTCCCCATAAAGGAGAAACAGCGGTATATGGCCCCTTTACTTTTACCATTGTATCCAAACAAGCCCACCGCATAGATACCGTAAAATTAAAAATCAATACATAA
- the lptC gene encoding LPS export ABC transporter periplasmic protein LptC, with protein sequence MKSIPQLILALFLLISCRENVDLSQLENYEGPIRITTNMELYHSDSAKVRTILTGDKQLEFPNGDIEFPEGISIDFFEKNGELSTTIRADRGFYDRKNNLYMGEGDVEVHNIIKDQKLNSEELFWDPNKDIIFTEKFVTVQRQDGTIINGTGMEADQQFNEYTFHKIERSKIPLPGEE encoded by the coding sequence ATGAAATCAATTCCACAATTAATATTAGCCCTCTTTTTGCTGATTTCCTGCCGGGAAAATGTGGACCTTAGTCAACTGGAAAATTATGAAGGCCCCATAAGGATCACCACAAATATGGAACTTTACCATAGTGACTCAGCCAAAGTTAGAACCATATTGACAGGAGATAAACAGCTGGAATTTCCCAATGGGGATATTGAATTCCCTGAAGGTATTTCCATAGATTTTTTTGAAAAAAATGGAGAATTGAGTACAACCATTCGTGCCGACCGAGGGTTTTATGATCGCAAAAATAACCTGTATATGGGAGAGGGTGATGTGGAGGTGCACAATATCATCAAGGATCAAAAATTGAATTCTGAGGAGTTATTTTGGGACCCCAACAAGGACATTATCTTTACTGAAAAATTTGTTACCGTGCAAAGGCAAGACGGAACCATCATTAATGGAACGGGCATGGAAGCAGATCAGCAATTTAATGAATATACATTCCATAAAATCGAAAGAAGCAAAATTCCATTGCCCGGAGAAGAATAA
- a CDS encoding tetratricopeptide repeat protein, translated as MKTKIALIGLLSFVMVGLVQAQDNWNWPEDPKLEAKAREYNAAYNDYRKAEQYIAATKPLHWLLVNAPDLNEAIYINGVEVYDGAAKKTTDEEKASVYQDSVMTIYDLRNEKYNNEAKWIENKAYYAYKYYKSNKDKVGDAAGYFETAMEHHGKLSPGLVPAYFDLVYRNFAYNKAYTPEEILNIYEKQYSSLEKAEEAGNDVSTSKATLDQILVAMEIIDCDFIENKMGPKLKADPNNVKLAKQIFQYAVQYKCTSSPVFTKALEVVDNDSPTFSTSQVRGLRYLQSKEFAKAVEMFERALTLAENNKQKAEVQYDLAKAQANLGQKSSARQSALKAAELDSERTSDAWSFIGSLYMGSSNECRGGQSRVKDYSIFIAAYEAFVKAGDNQGMANAKSRFPSKEELFTEGYQVGQTINTGCWIGQSVTLRTRD; from the coding sequence ATGAAAACTAAAATTGCATTAATAGGGTTATTATCATTTGTAATGGTGGGTTTAGTGCAAGCCCAAGATAATTGGAATTGGCCGGAAGATCCTAAACTTGAGGCCAAGGCAAGGGAATATAATGCTGCCTATAATGATTATAGAAAAGCAGAACAGTATATTGCGGCCACAAAGCCTTTACATTGGTTATTGGTAAATGCTCCTGATCTGAATGAAGCCATTTATATCAATGGGGTAGAAGTATATGATGGAGCTGCCAAAAAAACTACTGATGAGGAAAAAGCCAGTGTATATCAGGATTCCGTTATGACTATTTACGACCTTCGTAATGAAAAATACAATAACGAGGCAAAATGGATTGAGAATAAAGCCTACTATGCATATAAATACTATAAGTCTAATAAGGACAAAGTAGGTGATGCTGCAGGTTATTTTGAAACTGCAATGGAGCATCATGGAAAGCTGTCTCCTGGCTTGGTACCTGCCTATTTTGATTTGGTTTACAGAAATTTTGCTTATAACAAAGCTTATACTCCTGAGGAAATTTTAAATATTTATGAGAAACAATATTCTTCTCTGGAAAAAGCTGAAGAAGCAGGAAATGATGTAAGTACCTCAAAAGCTACTTTGGATCAGATCTTAGTTGCCATGGAAATCATCGATTGTGATTTTATCGAAAATAAAATGGGCCCAAAACTGAAAGCAGATCCTAACAATGTAAAATTGGCAAAGCAGATTTTCCAGTATGCCGTTCAATATAAATGTACCTCCTCCCCTGTATTTACTAAGGCCTTGGAGGTAGTGGATAATGATAGTCCTACATTCTCCACTTCTCAGGTTAGGGGATTGAGATACTTGCAAAGCAAAGAATTTGCAAAAGCAGTTGAGATGTTTGAAAGAGCCCTTACTTTGGCAGAAAACAACAAGCAAAAAGCGGAAGTTCAATATGATCTTGCCAAAGCACAAGCCAATTTGGGACAAAAATCTTCAGCCAGACAATCTGCATTGAAAGCTGCAGAATTAGATTCCGAAAGAACCTCAGATGCGTGGTCATTTATAGGTAGCTTATATATGGGATCTTCCAATGAATGTAGAGGTGGTCAAAGCCGGGTAAAAGATTATTCAATCTTTATTGCCGCTTATGAAGCATTTGTCAAAGCTGGTGATAACCAAGGAATGGCAAATGCCAAATCAAGATTTCCTTCCAAAGAAGAATTGTTTACCGAAGGATACCAAGTAGGTCAGACCATTAACACCGGATGTTGGATAGGCCAATCTGTAACCTTACGTACTAGAGATTAA
- a CDS encoding type III pantothenate kinase: MRNLIIDIGNTRTKTALFSGQEVLWEEDFGNLGQVASFVQKEKFDNAIMSSVKWDKGELKDVFQFDFLFLDFQTSLPIKNNYQSPQTLGLDRVAAAVGAWALAGKGPVLGIDLGTCITYEFVDPKDNYLGGGISPGLQMRLLAMHQQTAKLPLASISTEELSPELIGGDTLSCLKSGVYHGTKQELEGIIKEYQSSYKDLRVYICGGDAKFFESLTKDYIFVIPNLVLYGLNRILIYNVDKN, translated from the coding sequence TTGAGGAATTTAATTATTGATATTGGAAATACAAGGACCAAAACAGCTCTGTTTTCAGGCCAAGAGGTCTTATGGGAGGAAGATTTTGGCAACTTGGGCCAGGTGGCCTCATTTGTCCAGAAAGAAAAATTTGATAATGCTATCATGAGTTCAGTGAAATGGGACAAAGGAGAGTTGAAGGATGTTTTCCAATTTGATTTTCTCTTTTTGGATTTCCAAACAAGTTTACCCATCAAAAATAACTATCAAAGTCCCCAGACTTTAGGGCTGGACCGTGTTGCGGCTGCGGTAGGGGCATGGGCCCTGGCCGGAAAGGGTCCGGTGTTAGGGATTGATCTGGGAACCTGCATAACCTATGAGTTTGTTGATCCAAAGGATAATTACCTTGGAGGTGGAATTTCCCCTGGGCTCCAAATGCGGCTATTGGCTATGCACCAACAAACGGCCAAATTGCCATTGGCCTCCATTTCCACGGAGGAGCTTTCTCCAGAATTGATAGGCGGGGATACCTTGAGTTGTTTGAAAAGTGGTGTATATCATGGGACAAAACAGGAATTGGAAGGAATCATTAAAGAGTATCAAAGCAGTTACAAGGATCTTAGGGTATATATCTGTGGAGGTGACGCTAAATTCTTTGAAAGCTTAACAAAAGACTACATATTTGTAATCCCCAATTTGGTCCTGTATGGACTGAATAGAATTTTAATTTATAATGTTGATAAAAACTAG
- a CDS encoding anhydro-N-acetylmuramic acid kinase gives MTSPGIFHLVGLMSGTSGDGLDMAYCRFEFNGQWKYEIIRAETEAFPNDLGKKLQNAPNFSGLQLSLLDREFGNWMGQAVKKFCQKFQLNADAIASHGHTVFHQPEKKFTLQIGNGWSLSRASGMPVICDFRSLDIQLGGQGAPLAPIGDHYLFPKYDFCLNLGGIANISMMKENQRIAFDISPFNLLLNYLAEKKGMPYDDQGKLARNGMVDPELLNALNHLSYYEQKGAKSLGREDLEKDFLPLIKNMDASPENISATLVEHYSIQISKSIKEYSLKKEQQVLVSGGGAYHTYFIEKLQHRLGKDIKVVVPEKSIIDYKEALIFAFLGVLRMRNEVNTFKSVTGASQNSCGGLLFDANK, from the coding sequence ATGACCAGCCCCGGTATATTTCATCTTGTTGGCTTGATGTCAGGAACTTCTGGAGATGGCCTTGATATGGCATATTGCAGATTTGAATTTAATGGCCAATGGAAATATGAAATTATCAGAGCTGAAACAGAAGCTTTTCCAAATGATTTAGGCAAAAAACTACAGAATGCTCCCAACTTTTCAGGCCTTCAGTTAAGTTTGTTGGACAGGGAGTTTGGCAACTGGATGGGTCAAGCTGTTAAAAAGTTTTGTCAAAAATTCCAGTTAAATGCAGATGCTATAGCCTCCCATGGACATACTGTTTTTCACCAACCTGAAAAAAAATTCACCCTGCAGATCGGAAATGGTTGGAGCTTGTCAAGGGCTAGTGGAATGCCAGTTATTTGTGATTTTAGAAGCCTGGACATCCAGTTAGGGGGACAAGGGGCTCCATTAGCCCCAATTGGAGACCATTATCTTTTTCCCAAATATGATTTTTGCCTCAACTTGGGGGGAATTGCCAACATTTCCATGATGAAAGAAAACCAGCGGATTGCTTTTGACATATCTCCATTTAATTTATTACTCAATTATTTGGCCGAAAAAAAAGGAATGCCCTATGATGACCAGGGAAAACTTGCCAGGAACGGGATGGTTGATCCGGAATTACTCAATGCCCTGAACCACCTTTCTTATTATGAACAAAAAGGAGCGAAATCCCTGGGTAGGGAAGATCTGGAAAAGGACTTTTTACCATTAATCAAAAATATGGATGCTTCTCCTGAAAATATTTCTGCCACTTTAGTGGAACATTACAGCATTCAAATTAGCAAATCCATAAAGGAATATTCCCTCAAAAAAGAACAACAGGTTTTAGTCAGTGGGGGAGGGGCTTATCACACTTATTTTATTGAAAAATTACAGCATAGACTGGGAAAGGATATAAAAGTAGTGGTTCCTGAAAAGAGCATTATTGATTATAAGGAGGCATTGATATTTGCCTTTTTGGGGGTATTGAGAATGAGAAATGAAGTCAATACTTTTAAATCAGTGACAGGAGCCTCTCAAAATAGCTGCGGAGGACTATTATTTGACGCAAATAAATAA